From Marivirga harenae, one genomic window encodes:
- a CDS encoding sensor histidine kinase: MKYIVPSFVNALLLSSTLSYGGFLVDKLFEKKFKWVEKPITRLIGTLITYSIYSFLASFVVITSYVWVRNSELTFEELNLLHFAKEALNPVFIAVIINSIFTTRSWLMEWRKSVLEAEQLKRTVLASQNQSLKDQLNPHFLFNSLNTLNSLVFESPERSSKFIQQLSKIYRYVLEVQSEELVPLEKELNFAKNYLGLQQIRFEDKLKFEISVQDIASYHLPPLSLQLLLENAVKHTTASAAHPLIVEIKQDKDWLFVINNWRPKKGDQNNTGIGLENIKKRYQLLGEHKLEVDQNEDFFTVKLPLLKLEE; the protein is encoded by the coding sequence ATGAAATACATAGTTCCCAGTTTTGTCAATGCACTTCTATTGTCATCCACATTGTCCTATGGAGGGTTTCTTGTCGATAAGCTTTTTGAAAAAAAATTCAAATGGGTTGAGAAACCTATTACGCGATTGATTGGCACCTTAATTACATACTCGATTTATTCTTTTTTGGCAAGTTTTGTCGTAATCACCAGTTATGTTTGGGTACGAAATTCCGAATTGACATTTGAAGAATTGAATTTACTTCATTTTGCTAAAGAAGCTTTAAACCCTGTTTTTATTGCGGTAATAATTAACAGTATTTTTACAACCAGATCGTGGCTGATGGAGTGGCGAAAGTCTGTCTTAGAAGCCGAGCAACTAAAAAGAACTGTTTTAGCAAGTCAAAACCAATCCTTAAAGGACCAGCTAAATCCTCATTTTCTATTCAATTCTTTGAATACCCTAAATAGCCTGGTTTTTGAAAGTCCTGAGAGATCCTCAAAGTTTATTCAGCAACTTTCAAAGATTTACAGATATGTATTAGAAGTACAAAGCGAGGAATTAGTACCGCTAGAAAAGGAATTGAATTTCGCAAAAAATTACTTAGGACTTCAACAAATACGGTTTGAGGATAAATTGAAATTTGAAATTTCGGTACAAGATATAGCTTCTTATCATTTACCGCCCTTGTCTTTACAATTGCTTTTGGAGAATGCTGTAAAGCATACGACTGCAAGTGCTGCTCATCCACTGATTGTAGAAATTAAGCAAGATAAGGATTGGTTGTTTGTTATAAACAATTGGAGACCAAAGAAAGGCGATCAAAATAATACAGGAATTGGGCTCGAAAATATAAAGAAAAGATATCAATTACTGGGAGAACACAAGTTGGAAGTGGATCAAAATGAAGATTTCTTTACAGTTAAATTACCTTTACTAAAATTGGAGGAATGA
- a CDS encoding LytR/AlgR family response regulator transcription factor, whose product MKILVIEDERPAATRIINLLRELLPTAEIFGHIDSIEESIKWLNSNPAPDLILSDIELADGQSFEIFKQLDIKSPIIFTTAYDQFAIKAFKLNSIDYLLKPIDPDELDIAVQKYKNQLKPAAIDVQLLQSMIQGDQKQYKERFMVKVGEKIHSVPTTDVSFFYSAQKATFIQTYDQKKYLIDHTLDQLESEMNPKEFFRLNRKYIVSLNAIEEIITYSNSRLKINIKHCTDNDILVSREKVANMKNWLDQ is encoded by the coding sequence ATGAAAATATTAGTCATCGAGGACGAAAGACCGGCTGCGACAAGAATAATAAATTTGCTGAGAGAGTTATTACCGACTGCTGAGATATTTGGACATATCGATAGTATTGAAGAATCAATAAAATGGTTGAATTCGAACCCTGCACCTGATTTGATTTTGAGTGATATTGAATTGGCTGACGGTCAAAGTTTTGAGATTTTTAAGCAATTGGATATTAAGAGTCCTATTATTTTCACGACTGCTTATGATCAGTTCGCAATTAAAGCATTTAAGCTAAATTCCATTGATTATCTACTTAAACCTATTGATCCTGATGAGTTGGACATAGCTGTTCAGAAGTATAAAAATCAATTGAAACCAGCTGCTATAGATGTTCAATTGTTGCAATCCATGATCCAAGGCGATCAGAAGCAATACAAAGAGCGCTTTATGGTCAAGGTTGGGGAGAAAATCCATAGTGTTCCAACAACTGATGTCTCATTTTTTTATAGTGCTCAAAAAGCTACTTTTATTCAAACCTACGACCAAAAAAAATATCTCATTGATCATACGCTTGATCAATTGGAATCGGAAATGAATCCTAAAGAGTTTTTCAGGTTAAACAGAAAATATATTGTAAGCTTGAACGCAATAGAAGAAATCATCACCTACTCTAACAGTCGGCTGAAAATAAATATAAAGCACTGCACTGATAATGATATTTTAGTTAGCAGGGAAAAGGTGGCTAACATGAAGAATTGGCTAGATCAGTGA
- a CDS encoding nucleoside deaminase, translating into MELTVNSDEHYMSEALRQAEIAFDEGEIPVGAVVVCQKKIIAKAYNQTERLNDVTAHAEMLAITSAANHLGGKYLTDCTLYVSLEPCGMCAGALNWSQIDQIVYALEDEKKGFTKINPQMIHPKTKVKSGLLAAESKKLIDDFFAKMRKNKN; encoded by the coding sequence ATGGAACTCACCGTTAATTCTGACGAGCACTATATGAGCGAAGCACTTCGTCAGGCCGAAATAGCATTCGATGAAGGAGAAATTCCTGTGGGTGCTGTCGTTGTTTGCCAGAAAAAAATTATTGCTAAAGCTTATAATCAAACTGAGAGGTTGAATGACGTTACTGCACATGCAGAGATGTTGGCTATTACATCAGCAGCAAATCACTTAGGTGGTAAATACTTGACAGATTGTACGCTTTATGTCAGTTTAGAGCCTTGCGGAATGTGCGCAGGTGCATTGAATTGGTCGCAAATAGATCAAATTGTTTATGCTTTAGAGGATGAAAAAAAAGGGTTTACCAAAATTAATCCTCAGATGATTCATCCTAAAACCAAAGTTAAAAGTGGTTTATTGGCGGCAGAAAGTAAAAAGTTGATCGATGATTTTTTTGCGAAAATGAGGAAAAATAAGAATTGA
- a CDS encoding ABC transporter permease — MIYIHLLLESFRFALSALRANLLRTILSLLGVTVGIFSIITVFTLVDSLEKNIRDSLNFLGDDVIRIEKFPWIFEDNYPWWKYVNRPKAQFSEYQFLKNNSDQASAVTIFAERFGVTVKHESNSLSGAIVSGVAYQHKDVFEIPVQTGRYFGLQEVEKGANVTIIGAEVAKTLFPTSNPIGNEVKLRGLKFRVIGVMEKQGASVIDAPSADDFCYVPYNTFFKMYSGQGNFGVESIIALKGYPDDEGLKNLEGEITGLLRQKRGLRPREATNFAINRPEAFGEVIGSIFGVISLAGWVIGSFSILVGGFGIANIMFVSVKERTNIIGIQKSLGAKNFFILFQFLFEAVFLSLLGGLFGLLLVYLLSFASLGSLELSLSVGNIILGVGVSVIIGTLSGIVPAGMAAKLDPVIAIRA, encoded by the coding sequence ATGATTTATATTCATCTGCTTCTGGAGAGTTTTCGATTTGCTTTAAGTGCATTGCGAGCCAATTTATTAAGAACTATTCTTTCGCTACTTGGCGTAACAGTAGGGATTTTTTCCATCATTACTGTATTCACTCTTGTGGATTCTTTGGAAAAAAATATTAGAGATAGCCTTAACTTTTTGGGAGATGATGTGATTCGTATAGAAAAGTTTCCTTGGATTTTCGAAGATAATTATCCCTGGTGGAAATATGTAAACCGACCTAAGGCACAATTTAGTGAGTATCAATTTTTGAAAAATAATTCTGACCAGGCTAGCGCAGTTACCATTTTTGCTGAAAGATTTGGAGTGACAGTAAAGCATGAAAGTAATAGCTTGAGTGGGGCAATAGTTTCTGGTGTCGCATATCAGCATAAAGACGTGTTTGAAATTCCTGTCCAAACAGGCCGTTATTTTGGACTGCAAGAGGTTGAGAAGGGAGCAAATGTAACCATCATAGGGGCGGAGGTTGCTAAAACATTATTTCCAACTTCAAATCCTATCGGTAATGAAGTTAAGTTACGAGGATTGAAATTTAGAGTGATAGGAGTGATGGAAAAACAAGGGGCAAGCGTTATAGATGCACCAAGTGCCGATGACTTTTGTTATGTTCCCTATAATACTTTCTTTAAAATGTATTCAGGCCAAGGCAATTTTGGTGTAGAATCAATTATTGCCTTAAAAGGATATCCGGATGACGAAGGACTTAAAAACCTAGAAGGGGAAATAACAGGTTTGCTTCGGCAGAAAAGAGGCTTACGTCCCAGAGAGGCAACAAATTTCGCTATTAATAGACCAGAAGCATTTGGAGAAGTTATAGGCTCAATCTTTGGAGTTATTTCTTTAGCAGGATGGGTGATTGGTAGCTTTTCGATTTTGGTAGGGGGTTTTGGTATTGCCAATATTATGTTTGTCTCTGTAAAAGAACGAACCAATATAATAGGCATTCAAAAGTCATTAGGGGCCAAGAATTTCTTTATCCTATTTCAGTTTTTGTTTGAAGCAGTATTCCTTTCCTTATTAGGAGGTCTTTTTGGATTATTGTTGGTGTATTTACTGAGTTTTGCTTCATTAGGAAGTCTAGAATTGAGTCTTTCCGTGGGTAATATAATTCTTGGTGTGGGAGTTTCAGTGATTATAGGCACATTATCGGGAATTGTACCGGCCGGAATGGCAGCGAAACTAGACCCTGTAATCGCAATTAGAGCATAA
- a CDS encoding superoxide dismutase encodes MAFELPALPYAKDALEPHIDAKTMEIHHGKHHNGYVTKLNGAVEGTDMEGKSLEELLKNNSDNNAVRNNGGGHFNHSLFWSVMSPDGGGEPSGALADAINAAYGSFEKFKEEFSNAAATRFGSGWAWLCVHAGGKVEVCSSPNQDNPVMPNVGCGGTPILGLDVWEHAYYLNYQNRRPDYISAFFNVINWGEVSKRYEEGK; translated from the coding sequence ATGGCTTTTGAATTACCAGCATTACCATATGCTAAAGATGCTTTAGAACCACATATTGATGCAAAAACTATGGAAATCCACCATGGTAAGCATCATAATGGATATGTTACGAAATTAAATGGTGCTGTTGAAGGTACAGATATGGAAGGCAAATCTTTAGAAGAATTGCTTAAAAATAATAGTGATAACAATGCAGTTAGGAATAATGGCGGTGGTCATTTTAATCATTCCTTATTCTGGTCTGTAATGAGTCCTGATGGTGGAGGTGAACCATCTGGAGCCTTGGCTGATGCTATCAATGCAGCTTATGGTTCATTCGAAAAATTTAAAGAAGAGTTCTCAAACGCAGCCGCAACTCGTTTCGGATCAGGATGGGCTTGGTTATGTGTTCATGCTGGCGGAAAAGTTGAGGTTTGTTCTTCTCCGAATCAGGATAACCCAGTTATGCCAAATGTAGGATGTGGCGGAACTCCAATTTTAGGTCTTGATGTTTGGGAACATGCATACTACTTAAACTACCAAAATAGGAGGCCTGATTACATTTCAGCTTTCTTTAACGTAATTAATTGGGGTGAAGTATCTAAGAGATATGAAGAAGGCAAATAG
- the ubiE gene encoding bifunctional demethylmenaquinone methyltransferase/2-methoxy-6-polyprenyl-1,4-benzoquinol methylase UbiE: protein MTVLPYKDKETGKKQQVADMFDNISHKYDFLNHFLSLGIDIRWRKKAIKLLKEIQPKQILDIATGTGDFAIESLKLNPDHVTGVDISEGMLNVGREKLKKRKLDDRITLTSGDSENLPFEDNKFDAIIVAFGVRNFENLEKGLAEMFRVLRPGGKVVVLEFSKPKSFPFKQLYNFYFKNILPTLGKTISKDNAAYTYLPESVKSFPDGKDFTSILDKLSFKNTECKPLTFGISSIYTGIK, encoded by the coding sequence ATGACAGTTTTACCCTACAAAGACAAGGAAACAGGCAAAAAGCAACAGGTGGCAGATATGTTCGACAACATTAGCCACAAATATGATTTCCTTAATCATTTCCTCAGCTTAGGAATCGATATCAGATGGAGAAAAAAAGCCATAAAACTTCTTAAGGAAATCCAACCCAAGCAAATTTTGGATATTGCTACTGGAACTGGGGATTTCGCAATTGAATCTTTGAAATTAAATCCAGACCATGTAACTGGTGTTGATATTTCTGAGGGAATGCTAAACGTTGGACGAGAGAAGCTTAAGAAAAGGAAATTAGATGATAGAATCACTCTAACTTCTGGAGACTCTGAAAATCTCCCATTTGAAGATAATAAGTTTGATGCAATCATCGTTGCATTTGGGGTAAGGAATTTCGAAAATCTGGAAAAAGGATTAGCAGAAATGTTTAGAGTCTTGAGACCGGGAGGAAAAGTAGTGGTCTTGGAGTTTTCTAAGCCAAAAAGCTTTCCATTTAAACAGCTATATAATTTCTATTTTAAAAATATCTTACCTACTTTAGGAAAAACAATTTCAAAAGATAACGCGGCTTATACTTATCTTCCTGAATCTGTAAAGTCATTTCCAGATGGAAAAGATTTTACTTCGATATTGGATAAGTTAAGCTTCAAAAATACAGAATGCAAACCTTTAACCTTTGGCATAAGCTCAATCTATACTGGAATAAAGTAA
- a CDS encoding AlbA family DNA-binding domain-containing protein — MELKELYRLVKRGEGNRLEFKRKAAHPEKIVREFVAFANTKGGDILIGVDDNGNIPGVKYAEEEIYVLDKALANLCKPRLQYEYTIIPLDEHESRAVVHYEVAESTKKPHYALPDENAEWGKAYVRLADKSIQASKEVRNVIKFSRRKNARVLEINEKEKLLLKYLGEFDKITVSQFQELAKLNRYNASKILVNLVVSNVLMIHPSDKEDSFSMQPINFDH, encoded by the coding sequence ATGGAGCTAAAAGAACTATATCGACTGGTAAAGCGTGGAGAGGGCAACAGATTGGAGTTTAAACGAAAAGCTGCTCATCCTGAGAAGATTGTGCGTGAATTTGTCGCTTTTGCTAATACCAAAGGAGGAGATATCTTAATTGGTGTAGATGATAATGGAAATATTCCAGGAGTAAAATATGCTGAGGAGGAGATATATGTCCTGGATAAAGCACTTGCCAACTTATGCAAGCCTAGATTACAATACGAGTACACGATCATCCCATTAGATGAGCATGAGAGCAGAGCAGTAGTACATTATGAAGTGGCCGAAAGTACAAAGAAACCTCATTATGCCTTGCCTGATGAAAATGCCGAGTGGGGAAAAGCTTATGTACGCTTGGCAGACAAAAGCATACAAGCAAGTAAAGAAGTCCGGAACGTAATTAAGTTTTCTAGACGGAAAAATGCTAGAGTGCTAGAGATTAATGAGAAGGAGAAACTACTCCTCAAGTATTTAGGTGAGTTTGATAAAATAACGGTCAGTCAATTTCAGGAATTGGCTAAACTGAATAGATACAATGCCTCAAAAATCTTGGTTAATTTGGTAGTCTCCAATGTTCTCATGATTCACCCATCCGATAAAGAAGACTCTTTTTCTATGCAGCCTATTAATTTTGACCATTAA
- a CDS encoding PorP/SprF family type IX secretion system membrane protein: MMKKSRLLFLTFILLPFCLNAQQDPLYNQYFFNQAMINPAYTGVNNVFNATAISRLQWAGIDGAPTTNTLNVSSSTFKNKVGLGASLIYDSYGINSNTEFNIAYSYKIATPTGDVFSMGLQAGLVNINYDYNRLTLQYVDDVILNNAQASVTEENFGVGFWYMSKDYYVGLSVPRMLDININDGGMESTRYRRHYYLSAGYVFDQLFALKFKPSILLMYMDKDNYAFDVNASFLLNEAIWLGASFRNFGTIGLNTQMKVGETLKLGYAFELPVNNTALTGFGTHSLMVSLDLALLGRHGLGRRFF, translated from the coding sequence ATGATGAAAAAATCTAGACTTCTGTTCCTTACTTTTATACTGCTGCCATTCTGCTTGAATGCCCAGCAGGATCCGCTCTACAACCAATATTTCTTTAATCAGGCCATGATCAACCCTGCCTATACGGGGGTCAATAATGTGTTTAATGCAACAGCTATTAGCCGACTTCAATGGGCCGGAATTGATGGGGCCCCCACTACAAATACTCTGAATGTAAGCAGCTCAACCTTTAAAAATAAAGTGGGACTTGGGGCAAGTCTTATTTATGATTCTTATGGAATCAACAGTAACACAGAATTTAATATCGCCTACTCTTACAAAATAGCTACCCCAACTGGTGATGTCTTTTCAATGGGACTCCAAGCTGGTTTGGTTAACATCAACTACGATTACAATCGCTTAACTCTTCAATATGTAGATGATGTGATTTTGAATAATGCTCAAGCTAGCGTAACCGAAGAAAACTTTGGTGTTGGATTCTGGTACATGAGCAAAGATTACTATGTCGGCCTATCTGTTCCTAGAATGCTGGATATAAATATAAATGATGGTGGTATGGAAAGCACGAGATACAGAAGACATTATTACCTCAGCGCTGGCTATGTGTTCGATCAGTTGTTTGCCCTGAAATTCAAACCTTCCATTCTGCTTATGTATATGGATAAAGATAATTACGCATTTGATGTAAATGCCTCCTTTCTCTTAAACGAGGCTATCTGGCTTGGAGCTTCTTTCAGAAATTTTGGTACTATCGGGCTCAACACTCAAATGAAAGTAGGAGAAACTCTTAAATTGGGATATGCATTCGAATTACCCGTTAATAACACGGCCTTAACAGGATTCGGTACACATTCCCTTATGGTTTCTCTGGACCTTGCGCTATTGGGCAGACATGGTTTAGGTAGAAGATTTTTCTAA
- the queA gene encoding tRNA preQ1(34) S-adenosylmethionine ribosyltransferase-isomerase QueA yields the protein MKLSEFKFELPLKLVAQHPAEDRDLAKLMVLHKDTGEIEHKTFKDIVDYFDEGDILVTNNTKVFPARLYGNKEKTGAQIEVFLLRELNKEMHLWDVLVDPARKIRVGNKLYFGDGELVAEVIDNTTSRGRTIKFLYDGDDQDFYKLVDSLGETPLPKYIKRPVEEADRERFQTIYAEEVGAVAAPTAGMHFTRQVLKRMELKGIKTSPITLHIGLGTFRPVDVEDLTKHKMDSENFKVPKKTAELVNESLDSKKKVCAVGTTAMRSMESSVTANNHLKENEGWTDRFIFPPYEFKICNALLTNFHMPESTLLMMAAAFGGYENVMNAYQEAIKNKYRFLSYGDAMLII from the coding sequence ATGAAATTATCAGAATTCAAATTCGAATTACCACTTAAATTAGTGGCACAACATCCGGCAGAAGACAGAGACTTAGCAAAGCTAATGGTTTTGCACAAAGATACCGGTGAAATTGAACACAAAACTTTTAAAGACATTGTTGATTACTTTGACGAAGGTGACATATTAGTGACCAACAACACCAAAGTATTTCCGGCTCGTCTTTATGGGAACAAGGAGAAAACTGGCGCCCAAATCGAGGTTTTCCTTTTGAGAGAACTTAATAAGGAAATGCACCTTTGGGATGTATTAGTTGATCCTGCTCGTAAAATCCGTGTTGGTAACAAATTGTATTTTGGAGATGGTGAATTAGTAGCTGAAGTTATTGACAACACCACTTCAAGAGGGCGAACTATCAAGTTTTTGTATGATGGAGATGACCAAGATTTCTACAAATTAGTAGATTCATTGGGTGAAACCCCACTTCCAAAATACATAAAAAGACCAGTAGAAGAAGCGGATCGGGAAAGATTCCAAACAATTTATGCTGAAGAAGTAGGGGCTGTGGCAGCTCCAACTGCAGGAATGCACTTCACGCGTCAGGTCTTGAAGAGAATGGAATTGAAAGGTATTAAAACCAGTCCCATTACATTACATATTGGCTTAGGCACTTTCCGTCCTGTTGATGTGGAAGATTTAACCAAGCACAAGATGGACTCTGAAAACTTTAAGGTTCCGAAGAAAACCGCAGAATTGGTGAACGAGTCTTTGGACAGCAAGAAAAAAGTTTGTGCGGTGGGTACTACAGCTATGCGTTCAATGGAATCTTCTGTAACGGCCAATAATCATTTAAAAGAAAATGAAGGCTGGACAGATCGTTTCATATTCCCTCCTTACGAGTTTAAAATTTGTAATGCATTATTGACGAATTTCCACATGCCAGAATCTACCTTATTGATGATGGCAGCCGCTTTTGGAGGATATGAAAATGTAATGAATGCATATCAAGAGGCCATTAAGAATAAATATAGATTCCTATCATATGGGGATGCTATGTTGATTATATAA
- a CDS encoding porin family protein: MQTFNLWHKLNLYWNKVILFGLAILISFQASSQVYEQENLPNYDNDLIHYGFYLGGHTANLKVRYNEAYLSNQFDSLHSVIPESAPGFTVGFIFNLRIAQYLDFRTLPGVGLYQYTLNYNTYDRAEEVTYQGKKEAFYAELPLLLKYKSQRRKNFRAYMIGGAKPSFEVSGKRPSEINEDVLLINTFNLALEIGFGIDIYYELFKFSPEIRFSRGLTNALFERQNSYSSPINELVTNSVSIYFQFQ; encoded by the coding sequence ATGCAAACCTTTAACCTTTGGCATAAGCTCAATCTATACTGGAATAAAGTAATATTATTCGGACTAGCGATATTGATAAGTTTTCAAGCATCATCTCAAGTTTATGAGCAAGAAAACTTACCCAATTATGATAATGATTTAATTCATTACGGTTTCTATTTGGGTGGCCATACCGCTAATTTAAAGGTTAGATACAATGAAGCTTACCTGAGCAATCAGTTTGATTCTTTACATTCAGTAATACCAGAAAGTGCACCAGGATTTACTGTTGGGTTTATTTTCAATTTAAGAATTGCTCAATATTTAGATTTTAGAACTCTGCCAGGAGTAGGTTTGTATCAATATACGCTAAATTACAACACTTACGATCGAGCAGAGGAAGTTACTTATCAAGGGAAGAAAGAAGCCTTTTATGCCGAATTACCACTATTATTAAAATATAAATCACAAAGAAGAAAGAACTTCAGAGCTTACATGATTGGAGGTGCAAAACCCTCATTTGAAGTAAGCGGTAAAAGACCTTCCGAAATTAATGAAGATGTTTTACTAATCAATACATTTAATTTGGCTTTGGAAATCGGCTTTGGAATAGACATATATTACGAACTATTTAAATTCTCCCCAGAAATCCGTTTTTCAAGAGGTTTGACCAATGCACTTTTTGAAAGGCAGAATAGTTACAGCAGCCCTATTAATGAATTGGTGACAAATAGCGTATCTATCTACTTTCAGTTCCAATAA
- a CDS encoding TonB-dependent receptor, which translates to MKYLILTALFLFTSIVYGQTVIKGIVTDKSGETLPGVNIYIEGTYEGTSTIADGSFRFSTEITGEKTLVVQSIGFKKETLTVNLTGEPLNFQFSLKQAIDQMKAVTITAGAMEASDERKAVVLKPIDIVTTPSAIGDIVGAFQTLPGTSTVGNDGRLFVRGGDASETAIFIDGLKVSNAFGTTAGNVPTRTRFSPNMFKGSFFSTGGYSAEYGQALSSALVLNSIDMPVRSQADISLMSLGGGVSQTLVGKRNSITANANYFDLGPYQQLIEQDFDWKRAPNSWDVSILGRQKWGNSGMIKAFFQKESSGMQLWQSQPGSSDRGQLIKINNDYNVGQVSFKQVAKDDWSFTGGFGYTQNSDFFDIDGLEVQQNTQLFHAKGVAIKDFSDAFSTKLGVESYWNKYEETLVLEDLSRSFEDPQVNLFVESDYYLSNNLIVRAGLRAGHSQLIKDQWFDPRASLSYKFKNEGQLSLAYGEFSQLPESNFRVLNNDLGNTEASHYILNYFIAKNNRTFRAEAFHKEYNNLITYNGTNQNPTNLQVKGDGYAKGIDFFFRDRESIKNTDFWITYSFVDSKRQFNHFQSLVQPSYAPRHNGSVVVKHFITALNSQLGGSFSLNDGYAYTNPNIDGEQNSKTQSFQSLSLSWSYLPKPYLIIHFACNNVLGRDNRFGYQYANQANEEGVFASSPIMQGAPRFLFLGVFLTLSKDKSANQLNNL; encoded by the coding sequence ATGAAATATTTAATCCTAACAGCCTTATTTTTATTTACTTCGATAGTTTACGGACAGACAGTAATCAAGGGAATCGTAACAGATAAAAGCGGAGAGACATTGCCTGGTGTCAATATTTACATTGAAGGAACTTATGAAGGAACATCAACTATTGCTGATGGAAGTTTTCGGTTCTCTACTGAAATTACAGGCGAAAAAACCCTAGTAGTTCAATCTATTGGTTTTAAAAAGGAAACCTTAACAGTCAACTTAACAGGTGAGCCTTTAAATTTTCAGTTCTCATTGAAACAAGCCATTGATCAAATGAAAGCTGTGACTATAACAGCGGGGGCCATGGAAGCTTCTGATGAAAGAAAAGCTGTGGTATTGAAGCCTATCGATATAGTGACCACTCCATCTGCTATTGGTGATATAGTGGGGGCTTTTCAGACTTTGCCTGGAACAAGCACTGTAGGTAATGACGGCAGATTATTTGTCAGAGGTGGAGATGCTTCAGAAACAGCTATTTTCATAGATGGATTAAAAGTGAGCAATGCCTTTGGGACGACCGCGGGAAATGTTCCCACTCGCACTCGATTCAGTCCGAATATGTTTAAGGGTTCTTTTTTCTCAACTGGAGGTTATTCAGCTGAATACGGGCAAGCTTTATCCTCAGCACTAGTTTTAAATAGTATTGATATGCCAGTTAGAAGTCAGGCAGATATTAGTTTAATGTCATTAGGCGGAGGGGTTTCGCAGACTTTAGTGGGCAAAAGGAACAGTATAACTGCAAATGCTAATTACTTTGATTTGGGTCCTTATCAGCAATTGATCGAGCAAGATTTCGACTGGAAGCGTGCTCCCAATAGTTGGGATGTCTCGATATTAGGCAGACAGAAATGGGGAAATAGTGGTATGATAAAAGCTTTTTTCCAGAAAGAATCAAGTGGTATGCAGCTTTGGCAGTCTCAACCGGGTAGTTCCGACAGAGGTCAATTAATTAAGATCAACAATGATTATAATGTAGGTCAAGTTTCTTTCAAGCAGGTAGCTAAAGATGATTGGAGTTTCACTGGTGGATTCGGATATACCCAAAATAGCGATTTCTTCGATATTGATGGCTTGGAAGTGCAACAAAATACTCAACTTTTTCATGCAAAGGGAGTCGCTATAAAGGATTTTTCAGATGCTTTTTCAACCAAACTTGGGGTAGAATCATATTGGAATAAGTATGAGGAGACCTTAGTTTTAGAAGATCTGAGCAGAAGTTTTGAGGATCCTCAAGTCAATTTATTTGTAGAATCAGATTATTATTTGAGCAATAATTTGATAGTTAGAGCAGGACTAAGAGCAGGACATAGCCAATTAATTAAAGACCAATGGTTTGATCCTAGAGCTTCCTTAAGTTATAAATTTAAAAATGAAGGACAACTGTCTTTGGCATATGGTGAATTTAGTCAACTTCCAGAATCTAATTTTAGAGTACTCAATAATGATTTAGGTAATACTGAAGCAAGCCATTATATCTTAAATTACTTCATTGCTAAAAATAACCGAACATTTAGGGCTGAGGCTTTTCATAAAGAATACAATAATTTGATTACCTATAACGGAACAAATCAAAATCCCACTAATCTACAAGTGAAAGGAGATGGTTACGCCAAGGGTATAGATTTCTTCTTTAGAGACAGAGAAAGCATAAAAAATACAGATTTTTGGATTACTTACAGTTTTGTAGATTCCAAGCGACAATTCAATCACTTTCAATCACTGGTTCAACCAAGTTACGCACCGCGCCATAATGGTTCTGTAGTGGTCAAGCATTTTATAACTGCTTTAAACTCCCAATTAGGAGGTTCATTTTCCTTGAATGATGGCTACGCTTATACAAATCCAAATATTGATGGGGAACAAAATTCAAAAACCCAAAGCTTTCAATCATTGAGTTTGTCCTGGAGCTATCTGCCAAAACCCTATTTAATAATACATTTTGCCTGCAATAACGTATTAGGAAGGGACAATAGGTTCGGATATCAATATGCGAATCAGGCCAATGAAGAAGGTGTTTTCGCTTCTTCTCCTATAATGCAAGGAGCTCCGAGATTTCTGTTTCTGGGAGTGTTCTTAACCCTTTCCAAAGATAAAAGTGCTAATCAATTAAATAACTTATAA